A region from the Papaver somniferum cultivar HN1 unplaced genomic scaffold, ASM357369v1 unplaced-scaffold_125, whole genome shotgun sequence genome encodes:
- the LOC113331218 gene encoding transcription factor bHLH30-like gives MCGKKEEDESGECSHQSSIHEQHGYHQQQLFLQQQQQQQLHQQQFTCSNDAYDGGGGRGGGGQVFPSDMISPILPWSLPPVHAAFNPVQFSTVQNHHPADHPLNLVSHTNPPPPLPTSSASSYGALFNNRRASSYNHLHFAPSYDHHPSSSSSDQHHHHLRIISDQLIGSFHHHHNQPTSSSHHLHPFGNSSIQAELGKMTAQEILDAKALAASKSHSEAERRRRERINNHLAKLRSLLPSTTKTDKASLLAEVIQHVKELKRQTSQIAEASPVPTENDELTVDNASDEDGRFIIKASLCCEDRSDLLPDLIKTLKALRLRTLKAEITTLGGRVKNVLFITGDDDHDHNEDDDSHDHHHQQQQHSLSSIQEALKAVMERSTTTNATLPGGGGDDSSSGTIKRQRTTTGSTTSNMNMLENRSL, from the exons ATGTGTGGgaagaaggaagaagatgaaTCAGGGGAGTGCTCTCATCAAAGTAGTATTCATGAACAGCATGGCTACCACCAACAACAGTTAtttcttcaacaacagcaacaacaacaacttcatcaacaacagttCACGTGTAGTAATGATGCTTAtgacggtggtggtggaagaggTGGAGGAGGTCAAGTGTTTCCATCTGATATGATATCTCCGATCCTACCATGGTCTCTCCCACCTGTTCATGCTGCCTTCAATCCAGTTCAGTTTTCGACAGTTCAAAATCATCACCCTGCTGATCATCCGCTCAACCTTGTTTCACACACTAATCCACCACCACCTCTTCCTACATCGTCAGCATCCTCATACGGAGCCTTGTTCAACAATAGAAGAGCTTCCAGTTATAATCATCTACATTTTGCTCCTTCTTATGATCACCATCCATCGTCATCGTCATCAGAccagcatcatcatcatctgagGATCATATCAGACCAACTAATCGGGTCTTTTCATCACCATCATAATCAACCAACTTCATCATCTCACCATCTTCATCCATTTGGTAATAGTAGTATCCAGGCCGAGTTGGGTAAAATGACGGCTCAAGAGATCTTGGATGCTAAAGCTCTTGCTGCTTCTAAGAGTCATAGTGAAGCTGAAAGAAGACGTCGAGAAAGAATCAATAACCATCTTGCAAAGTTACGCAGCTTACTCCCTAGCACCACCAAA ACAGACAAAGCTTCATTACTAGCAGAAGTGATACAACACGTGAAAGAGTTAAAAAGACAGACATCTCAAATTGCAGAAGCAAGTCCAGTACCAACAGAGAATGATGAATTGACAGTGGACAATGCATCTGACGAAGATGGTAGATTCATTATTAAAGCTTCATTATGTTGTGAAGATAGATCTGATCTTTTACCAGATTTAATCAAAACATTAAAAGCTCTTAGACTAAGAACTTTAAAAGCTGAGATTACAACACTTGGTGGAAGAGTAAAGAATGTTCTATTCATTACTGGTGATGATGACCATGATcataatgaagatgatgatagtcatgatcatcatcatcaacaacaacaacattcaCTTTCTTCCATTCAAGAGGCATTAAAAGCAGTAATGGAGAGAAGTACTACTACTAATGCAACATTACCAGGAGGAGGAGGTGATGATTCGTCTTCAGGGACTATTaagagacaaagaactactacTGGTAGTACTACTTCTAACATGAATATGCTTGAAAATAGGTCTCTTTAA